From Halomarina salina, the proteins below share one genomic window:
- a CDS encoding hydantoinase B/oxoprolinase family protein — MSSGESGPSDLETQVLWNRLQATADEMYDAAERLAFSFSIREAADASTAVMTADGEAIGLSAQSVPVLSGSLSRTTRAILDEHFPPEDLEPGDTIVTNDPWIGGGHLSDVVVLDPVFVDDDLVGITGALGHTDDVGGNRGGWSTDAGQVYEEGLLIPPTKLYEAGERNEAVDAFVRGNVRIPHQATGDIEALRSGNTLGERRLTEVVEEYGRETFDRVTEQVIDRSERALRERLADLPDGTYESEVSFEVNDLDVTIAVAVTVDGDDLLVDFEGTSDQVDGGLNCPFGNVVTVTEYVVKCMLVPDLPNSEGYFRPIEVRAPEGSVLNCDRPVATMGRHLTYSQAEDALIRALGQVVPESALSEMAGIQLAAFSGQDENDEEFIAVSGTAGGMPARANKDGTPAVFFPYNGKSTPIEMFERYGPIRWEATEMVPDREGAGEQRSGPAMRVAIHNPTERPVYYSLTSGRADEGPEGFDGGEAGQPATVSSDAADDVAPNGPGVLQPDETLTFTSATPGGYGDPEERDPALVERDVRLGYVSPERARDVYGHDPE, encoded by the coding sequence ATGAGTAGTGGCGAATCGGGCCCGAGCGACCTGGAGACCCAGGTGCTGTGGAACCGCCTGCAGGCGACCGCCGACGAGATGTACGACGCCGCCGAGCGACTCGCGTTCTCGTTCAGCATCCGCGAGGCGGCCGACGCGTCCACGGCGGTGATGACTGCCGACGGCGAGGCGATCGGGCTCTCGGCACAGAGCGTCCCCGTCCTCTCGGGGAGTCTCTCGCGGACGACGCGAGCGATTCTCGACGAGCACTTTCCGCCCGAGGACCTCGAACCGGGCGACACCATCGTCACGAACGACCCCTGGATCGGCGGGGGGCACCTCTCCGACGTCGTCGTCCTCGACCCGGTGTTCGTCGACGACGACCTGGTCGGGATAACGGGCGCGCTCGGTCACACCGACGACGTCGGCGGCAACCGCGGAGGCTGGTCGACCGACGCCGGTCAGGTGTACGAGGAGGGGCTACTGATACCGCCGACGAAGCTCTACGAGGCCGGCGAGCGCAACGAGGCGGTCGACGCGTTCGTCAGGGGCAACGTCCGCATCCCTCACCAGGCGACCGGCGACATCGAAGCGCTGCGCTCGGGGAACACGCTGGGCGAGCGCCGCCTCACGGAGGTCGTCGAGGAGTACGGCCGCGAGACGTTCGACCGGGTGACCGAGCAGGTCATCGACCGGTCCGAGCGCGCGCTCCGAGAGCGACTCGCCGACCTCCCCGACGGCACCTACGAGAGCGAGGTGTCGTTCGAGGTCAACGACCTCGACGTCACCATCGCCGTGGCCGTCACCGTCGACGGCGACGACCTGCTCGTCGACTTCGAGGGGACCTCCGACCAGGTCGACGGGGGCCTCAACTGTCCGTTCGGCAACGTCGTGACCGTCACCGAGTACGTCGTCAAGTGCATGCTGGTCCCGGACCTCCCGAACTCGGAGGGCTACTTCCGGCCCATCGAGGTCCGCGCACCCGAGGGCTCGGTCCTCAACTGCGACCGGCCGGTGGCGACGATGGGCCGTCACCTCACCTACTCGCAGGCGGAGGACGCGCTCATCCGCGCGCTCGGGCAGGTCGTCCCCGAGTCGGCGCTCAGCGAGATGGCCGGTATCCAGCTCGCGGCGTTCAGCGGACAGGACGAGAACGACGAGGAGTTCATCGCCGTCTCCGGTACCGCTGGCGGGATGCCCGCCCGCGCGAACAAGGACGGGACGCCCGCGGTGTTCTTCCCGTACAACGGCAAGTCGACGCCGATAGAGATGTTCGAGCGCTACGGTCCCATCCGGTGGGAGGCGACCGAGATGGTCCCCGACCGCGAGGGGGCCGGCGAACAGCGGTCGGGGCCGGCGATGCGTGTCGCCATCCACAACCCGACCGAGCGGCCGGTCTACTACAGTCTCACCTCCGGTCGGGCCGACGAGGGGCCCGAGGGGTTCGACGGCGGCGAGGCCGGGCAGCCGGCCACCGTCTCCTCGGACGCGGCCGACGACGTCGCACCGAACGGACCGGGAGTGCTCCAGCCCGACGAGACGCTGACGTTCACCTCCGCGACGCCAGGGGGGTACGGCGACCCCGAGGAGCGCGACCCGGCGCTCGTCGAACGCGACGTCCGCCTGGGGTACGTCTCGCCGGAGCGAGCCCGCGACGTGTACGGCCACGACCCGGAGTGA